In Bifidobacterium sp. ESL0775, the following are encoded in one genomic region:
- a CDS encoding HAD hydrolase family protein: MFAAFSSDFHQGTNMTDIDLSTGDKLLVVDLDLTVLRGDDYDGRWLSERSEQAFAAARKAGNAVMVATARPPLTAFDLVNRLGASACAYHNGGVVDLDAQYSSLQELGDDQNTTNGNILRFGVPVERCVEICLRLLAKIPDLRIGIELNDTRYTNFALTDIWPSQEYQLTDFSDMPSGIAEKIMMFPTDVQKEEVRALIPDDMALLISEDVLWLLMNPKATKLNGMNLACQCFGISPSDTIAFGDDLIDMDVLEHAGCGVAVSNAKPEVKAIANEICPSNNDDGVAQWIEEHL; this comes from the coding sequence TTGTTCGCGGCTTTTTCATCTGATTTTCATCAAGGAACCAATATGACCGATATTGACCTATCGACTGGGGACAAACTGCTCGTGGTCGATTTGGATCTGACCGTGCTGCGTGGAGATGACTATGACGGACGCTGGTTGTCTGAACGTAGCGAGCAGGCTTTCGCCGCGGCCAGGAAGGCCGGTAACGCGGTGATGGTGGCTACGGCCAGGCCGCCACTGACCGCGTTCGATTTGGTTAATCGTCTAGGCGCTTCGGCGTGCGCGTATCACAACGGTGGTGTCGTCGATCTTGACGCCCAATATTCGTCGTTGCAGGAGTTGGGTGACGATCAAAACACCACGAATGGCAACATCCTGAGGTTCGGCGTCCCTGTTGAGCGTTGTGTGGAAATCTGTCTCCGGTTGTTGGCCAAGATTCCGGATCTTCGGATAGGCATCGAGCTCAATGACACCCGTTATACCAATTTCGCTTTGACCGACATCTGGCCTTCGCAGGAGTACCAGTTAACCGATTTCAGTGATATGCCGTCTGGAATAGCCGAAAAGATCATGATGTTTCCCACGGACGTGCAAAAGGAAGAAGTAAGAGCTTTGATACCGGACGATATGGCCCTGCTGATTTCCGAAGATGTCCTCTGGCTGTTGATGAATCCGAAAGCCACGAAGTTGAACGGGATGAACTTGGCTTGCCAATGTTTCGGAATTTCGCCTAGCGACACCATTGCGTTTGGCGACGACTTGATTGATATGGATGTGTTGGAACACGCGGGTTGTGGCGTGGCCGTGTCCAACGCCAAGCCCGAGGTCAAAGCCATTGCCAACGAAATCTGCCCATCAAACAACGATGACGGTGTGGCCCAATGGATTGAAGAGCATTTGTAA
- the secG gene encoding preprotein translocase subunit SecG, translated as MAIVKLVLQIILVIFSILLTLLILMHKGKGGGLSDMFGGGLTQNAGTSGVAEKNLNRWTIIIALLWVAIIIALGLMTKFNLFK; from the coding sequence ATGGCAATCGTCAAGCTGGTTCTGCAAATCATCCTTGTTATCTTCAGCATCCTGTTGACGTTGCTGATTCTCATGCACAAGGGCAAGGGCGGCGGCCTCTCCGACATGTTCGGCGGCGGCCTCACCCAGAACGCGGGCACCTCCGGCGTCGCGGAAAAGAACCTGAACCGTTGGACGATCATCATTGCCCTCCTCTGGGTCGCCATCATCATCGCTCTGGGCCTGATGACCAAGTTCAACCTGTTCAAGTGA
- the tpiA gene encoding triose-phosphate isomerase: MSSARIPLVAGNWKMNFDHLEATYFVQKLAWLLRDAHFDYKRCEVALMPSFTSLRSIQVLVDADHLKINYGAQTVSVTNQGAFTGDVSADMLAQLGCKYVIVGHSERRKYHPEDDANIVDQVRAVLTAGMQPILCVGESMEERRKGIELDYAVGQVHDVTRDLSDEEAAKLVIAYEPVWAIGTGLVATPESAQDAAKAIRTDLHQTFGSKVSDAVRILYGGSVTSKNAVELISQPDVDGFLIGGASLDAEELARICRLTLKTVTASR; this comes from the coding sequence ATGTCCTCTGCGCGTATTCCGTTGGTGGCTGGCAACTGGAAGATGAATTTCGATCATCTCGAAGCCACATATTTCGTGCAGAAACTCGCCTGGCTCCTGCGTGACGCCCATTTCGACTACAAACGCTGTGAGGTCGCGCTGATGCCCTCATTCACCTCGCTTCGCAGCATCCAGGTGTTGGTGGACGCCGACCACCTCAAAATCAATTACGGCGCCCAAACTGTTTCCGTGACCAATCAGGGAGCCTTCACCGGCGATGTCTCCGCCGATATGCTCGCCCAGCTTGGTTGCAAATACGTCATCGTCGGCCACTCCGAGCGCCGCAAGTACCATCCCGAGGACGACGCCAACATCGTCGACCAGGTGCGGGCCGTCCTGACCGCCGGCATGCAGCCGATCCTGTGCGTGGGCGAGAGCATGGAGGAGCGCCGCAAGGGCATCGAGCTCGATTACGCCGTCGGCCAGGTCCATGACGTCACCCGCGACCTTTCGGACGAGGAGGCCGCCAAGCTGGTCATCGCCTACGAACCGGTCTGGGCCATCGGCACCGGCCTGGTGGCGACCCCTGAAAGCGCCCAGGACGCGGCCAAGGCCATCCGCACCGATCTCCATCAGACCTTCGGCAGCAAGGTCTCCGACGCGGTTCGCATCCTTTACGGCGGTTCCGTGACCTCGAAGAACGCGGTCGAACTCATCAGCCAGCCAGACGTTGACGGGTTCCTCATCGGCGGCGCCTCCCTTGACGCGGAGGAACTGGCCAGGATCTGCAGGCTCACGTTGAAAACCGTGACTGCCTCCCGTTGA